The following proteins come from a genomic window of Athalia rosae chromosome 1, iyAthRosa1.1, whole genome shotgun sequence:
- the LOC105687222 gene encoding uncharacterized protein LOC105687222 isoform X1: MHASSLQFFFLLLFAAFGNNYVACTPDAEKTGSSSKIQLRAPYLPWRLVICLTQPQNPLKTTIQKAWDEARLDSSQGKMEVSYVEVMLPTSTDSLSYSLTLLDKFCTAIEGGRTILSLVIGGGPSARFLMKAATSLNIPTLWLPSSHRDFLRQGRNEKFESRLGTGAEEVGAAAAALMHKANWHAFTLLIDITLLPINHLLLADLPILTPRSVIHLPANDQTLKTRLRRVAEGGSSGGVLVMACDLNTARRVISAASKYGMLAGRFLWLWLDLKMELKPNEPSLSISNIAHNARSTVNLNIDNLRHTDFNADFELKEEIHLHTLPNLANDIHRLQEYRWREEPPLIKRKERGTRAKEHEDIKVDDKELNSKVPMPVGMLALRSSNMKITTGDTVLTRMLREASEALDHTIYETRQGLARIRDTQLKEYFVPSCFARHDAKFLSNEERENVSALLTKRLRKSMRQISKDKSEFHLLNLQPVITPGNKTQLKWTKVGTIKGGGKDVRLDTIIWPGGGIIPAYLDQVGVGDGIPAYRIVTALSPPFAMATSLQEGLCLRGIACRHGNYTMCCYGLSMDLLSLVARELGFRFELYVAQDGLFGSRIGMSDKWNGIVGELMSGKAQLAFAPLSVSAKRAEVVDFTSPYFFSGVSFLAAPQISTEIPLLAFLLPFSTELWIAVFTSLNITAMAVAVYEWFSPFGLNPWGRQRSKNFSIASALWVMWGLLCGHLVAFKAPKSWPNKFLINVWGGFSVIFVASYTANIAALIAGLFFHSAVRNYHDRSLLSQRVGAPRASAAEYYVQRANKILWSHMARYSLSDVAEGVEKLRNGTLDILIADTPILDYYRATDNGCRLQKIGDTINEDTYAVALSKGHPLKESISRAIANYTSNGLLDILQEKWYGGLPCIRGSERMDSGLDPEVRGQPRPLGVASVAGVFCLLGLGVVLGAIILAGEHLFYRYTLPRLRHRPRSSIWRSRNVMFFSQKLYRFINCVELVSPHHAARELVHTLRQGQITSLFQKSVKRVPMFQKEHEQRRRRKSKAQFFEMIQEIRRVQQEEKTETEPKDAESRRITKKEERTGKGRERSRSKSPLMPRSPKRTEKCRSSTNLSSSRLGLSPISLEAPMRPMEFTLSNTNLRARSPLETVGRRLSHGDGGSPPPRLGSHLGGSANLRPQAPVRGDSLGGGATTPRYSRSPAKRGQSFPVFATLRPPPSGGHQRSKSPLLSPNSELTSAIGRKLSREWGSSNIDLRISSVAEVVSGIEKAPEQETTLIIEQSAPDKKLPEIPGTKKPVRRARSHENRETAKHSIDMPSPRLNVQPVVGGRSVSERTKKQLESELKAILSARAHHRDLHPP; this comes from the exons ATGCATGCCTcttctttgcaattttttttccttttgttgtTTGCTGCTTTTGGCAACAACTATGTTGCGTGTACACCAGATGCTGAAAAGACAGGAAGCAGTAGTAAAATACAACTCAGGGCACCGTATTTACCATGGCGACTTGTCATTTGCCTGACGCAACCACAAAATCCATTAAAAACGACTATTCAAAAAGCATGGGACGAGGCAAGACTGGATTCATCTCAAGGCAAAATGGAAGTTTCCTACGTTGAAGTGATGCTGCCCACCAGCACCGATTCTTTATCATATTCATTGACGCTTTTGGATAAGTTTTGTACAGCTATAGAAGGTGGTCGAACCATTCTAAGCCTTGTAATAGGAGGAGGACCTTCGGCAAGATTTTTGATGAAGGCTGCAACGTCTTTAAATATTCCAACTTTATGGCTACCATCATCTCATCGAGATTTCCTGCGTCAG GGAAGAAATGAGAAGTTTGAGAGTCGTTTGGGCACTGGAGCAGAAGAAGtcggtgcagcggcagcagctctAATGCATAAAGCGAACTGGCACGCATTCACACTTTTGATTGACATCACATTGCTTCCTATAAATCACTTACTCTTGGCTGATCTACCTATTCTCACACCAAGATCTGTGATTCATCTTCCAGCAAATGATCAAACTCTAAAAACAAGACTCCGCCGTGTCGCAGAAGGAGGCAGCAGTGGGGGTGTCCTGGTTATGGCCTGTGATTTGAACACCGCTCGAAGAGTCATTTCTGCAGCCAGCAAGTATGGAATGCTTGCAGGAAGATTTTTATGGCTCTGGCTAGACCTCAAAATGGAATTGAAACCAAATGAACCAAGCTTGTCTATTTCGAACATCGCTCATAATGCACGCTCTACAGTGAATTTAAATATTGATAACCTGAGACATACGGATTTTAACGCAGATTTTGAATTAAAGGAGGAAATTCATTTGCATACGCTGCCGAATTTGGCAAATGACATACATCGACTGCAAGAATACAGATGGCGGGAGGAACCACCCCTTATAAAGCGTAAGGAAAGGGGTACAAGAGCAAAGGAGCATGAAGATATTAAGGTGGATGATAAAGAATTGAATTCAAAAGTGCCAATGCCTGTGGGAATGCTTGCATTGAGATCAAGTAATATGAAAATCACAACTGGTGATACAGTTCTGACAAGAATGTTGAGAGAAGCTTCTGAGGCATTAGACCATACAATTTATGAGACCCGTCAAGGATTAGCCCGTATTCGGGATACTCAATTGAAAGAATACTTTGTCCCCTCATGTTTTGCTCGTCATGATGCCAAGTTCCTATCTAatgaggaaagagaaaatgttTCAGCCCTCCTAACAAAGAGGTTGAGAAAATCCATGCGTCAAATTTCTAAGGACAAGTCAGAGTTCCACCTTTTGAACTTGCAACCTGTAATCACTCCAGGTAATAAGACTCAGCTAAAATGGACCAAGGTGGGTACTATCAAGGGCGGAGGGAAAGATGTTCGACTTGACACTATAATCTGGCCCGGAGGAGGGATAATACCTGCCTACCTGGATCAAGTCGGAGTTGGGGATGGGATTCCTGCATATCGAATTGTAACTGCACTCTCTCCACCATTCGCAATGGCAACAAGCTTACAAGAAGGTTTATGTCTAAGGGGTATAGCTTGCCGGCATGGTAACTATACCATGTGTTGCTACGGACTTAGTATGGACTTGTTATCTTTAGTAGCACGAGAGCTGGGATTCCGTTTCGAATTGTATGTCGCCCAAGATGGTCTATTTGGGAGTCGAATTGGAATGAGTGACAAGTGGAATGGAATTGTGGGTGAACTGATGTCAGGCAAGGCTCAGTTAGCATTTGCCCCATTGAGTGTTTCAGCAAAAAGAGCAGAGGTGGTGGATTTTACATCACCCTATTTCTTCAGTGGGGTCAGTTTCCTCGCAGCACCTCAAATCAGTACAGAGATCCCATTGCTAGCATTTTTGCTGCCGTTCAGTACCGAACTATGGATCGCAGTTTTTACATCGCTCAACATCACAGCAATGGCTGTTGCTGTTTATGAATGGTTCAGCCCTTTTGGACTCAACCCATGGGGCAGGCAACGCAGCAAAAACTTTTCCATCGCATCTGCTCTTTGGGTAATGTGGGGTCTTCTCTGCGGGCATCTGGTCGCTTTCAAAGCCCCAAAATCTTGgccgaataaatttttgatcaaCGTTTGGGGTGGATTTTCTGTCATCTTTGTCGCATCTTACACTGCTAACATTGCGGCCCTCATCGCGGgactcttttttcattcagctgTTAGAAACTACCACGATCGCAGT TTATTGTCGCAGAGAGTCGGAGCTCCCCGAGCATCGGCAGCGGAATATTACGTGCAGCgtgcaaataaaatattatggtCACACATGGCTcgttactcattgtcagatgtggcagagggggttgaaaaattgaggaatgGTACTCTGGACATTCTCATAGCGGATACGCCAATTTTGGATTATTATCGAGCTACAGATAATGGCTGTAGATTGCAAAAGATTGGCGATACGATTAACGAGGATACCTATGCGGTAGCATTGTCCAAAGGCCATCCACTGAAGGAGAGTATTTCTAGAGCGATAGCAAATTATACCAGCAATGGTCTGCTTGATATTTTGCAGGAGAAGTGGTATGGAGGCTTGCCCTGTATCCGTGGTAGTGAAAGAATGGACAGTGGGCTTGACCCTGAGGTGAGAGGGCAGCCACGACCACTTGGCGTAGCTTCTGTTGCAGGAGTGTTTTGTCTTTTGGGACTAGGCGTTGTTCTCGGAGCCATAATTTTAGCGGGAGAGCACCTCTTCTATAGATACACTTTACCAAGGCTGAGACATAGGCCCAGAAGTTCAATCTGGCGTAGCAGAAACGTGATGTTCTTTTCCCAGAAGCTATACAGATTTATCAATTGTGTTGAATTGGTATCGCCCCACCATGCAGCTCGGGAATTGGTACATACCCTGAGACAAGGACAAATTACATCTTTGTTCCAGAAGAGTGTAAAGCGG GTTCCCATGTTCCAGAAGGAACACGAGCAGCGTCGACGACGGAAAAGTAAAGCCCAGTTCTTTGAGATGATACAGGAGATACGTAG GGTtcaacaagaagaaaaaaccgaaaccgAGCCCAAGGATGCGGAGTCGCGGCGCATcacaaagaaagaagaaagaactggcaaaggaagagaaagaagccGCAGCAAAAGCCCTTTAATGCCCAGAAGTCCGAAACGAACTGAGAAATGTAGAAGTTCTACGAATTTATCAAGTTCGCGATTGGGGCTGTCTCCCATTAGCCTTGAAGCACCAATGAGACCGATGGAATTTACATTGAGCAACACGAACCTCCGTGCAAGAAGTCCTCTAGAAACAGTTGGTCGAAGGCTAAGCCACGGAGATGGTGGGTCCCCACCTCCTAGACTCGGATCACATTTGGGTGGAAGTGCAAATCTAAGGCCTCAGGCACCAGTGAGAGGAGATTCCCTTGGAGGGGGGGCCACGACTCCCAGATATTCCCGAAGTCCGGCAAAAAGAGGTCAATCATTCCCTGTATTTGCTACTCTTCGTCCACCACCTTCGGGAGGGCATCAGAGGTCCAAGAGTCCCTTGCTATCGCCGAACAGCGAATTAACTTCTGCCATTGGTAGAAAGTTATCCAGAGAGTGGGGTTCCAGTAACATTGATCTGAGGATTTCATCCGTCGCAGAAGTGGTTTCCGGAATAGAAAAAGCTCCGGAGCAAGAGACAACACTTATCATAGAGCAGTCGGCTCCCGACAAAAAGCTGCCGGAGATACccggaacaaaaaaaccagTAAGACGAGCACGTAGTCATGAGAATCGAGAGACTGCCAAGCACTCGATAGACATGCCATCACCAAGACTGAACGTCCAGCCTGTAGTAGGAGGTCGATCGGTGAGTGAACGCACCAAAAAGCAACTTGAGTCTGAATTAAAAGCAATTTTGAGTGCCAGGGCTCATCACCGCGACTTACATCCTCCTTGA